The Thermosynechococcus sp. CL-1 genomic interval CCCCACAGAAAAGAATCAACACAGTTCTGTTCACCGTTCATCGGCATTGTTGATAGCGCAATGAAGTTTTTGATGAGCCGTTTCAGCATTCACTCCCAGCCGTGGTTGAGTCACCTATGTTTGATCCTAATGGGTTGGGGGACGCCCGTATTGGCGGCAGAACCGATTCCCATCCCCGTGCCACCGCCAGAGGTGAATACCGTCATCCCGATTCCCGTGCCTGCCCCAGAGGTGAGTACCGCGCCAATTCCCACCCCACCGCCGCAGCAGCTTGACAACTCCCTCGAACGATTGCCGGTGCCTAGTGGCCCGATTCCGATGGGATTTGTGGGTCGCGATCGCGCGATGAATCAATTGCCGCCCCCACCAGACATTTCTGATGCAAACTTGGCAACACTAGCTCCCGTAGCCCCCAGAACGCGGTTTCGAGTCATTGTTTTGGATTTGCGGGAGGATGATCTGGCCAATCAAGAACGCCTGCGATCGCTCGTTCCCGAAGTGATACCCATTACCTTGGGTCAGCGCCGCGCCCTACAAGTGGGAAGTTTCCAAAACGAGGCCAATGCCACCGAAATGCGCGCCTTTATGGAGGTCAATGGCTTCCGCGCTGAGATTCAACGTCTGCCCTAAACGACCTCAATTGGATCAAGAACGCTGCAAAGAGGCCTAAAGAGTGCCCGCTTTTTGAGGCAGTGAAGTGAACCCCCTGCCAATGCAGTCAATTTTTCATAGACTTTAGAGGATTAGGAGCAAATCGCCACAGGAGTTGAGTTGCTAAAACATTCTAAGGATACAACCGTTCCCAAAGACAATGGCAATATCAACAAGATAGATGAGCAAGACCGCGCCTTTCATGACTGGTATCGGTTTGTGCTCTCTTATCCGCCCCATCTTGTGAGGGATTATATAGAAGACTTTGGCTTGAATGCAGAGAGTGTCATCCTCGACCCCTTTTGCGGCACAGGCACAACGCTGGTTGAGTCGAAGCTGCGTGGAATCCCCTCATTGGGTACCGAAGCCAATCCATTTGCCCATTTTGCGACGTGTGTTAAGACGGATTGGGATGTTGATCCGGATTTACTCTACCGTCACTCCTGTGAGATCGCAGAATTTGCCCTTGACATCCTGCGGCAGCAAGGGATAGAGGACTCGCTGCCTTTTGAGGGGAATATTGCGGATCTACCGTTACGCCAACTCTCGCCAGAGCAACATAAACTCATCCTTACGGGGTCGATCAGCCCGATTCCCTTGCACAAGGTCTTGGTACTCCTTGACTGCTTAGAGAAATACAGAATAGAACAGGTCTATCGGCATCAACTGCTAGCGATCGCCAACATACTGGTTTTTGCCGTGAGTAATTTGCGCTTTGGCCCTGAAGTGGGTGTTGGCAAGCCTAAAGTTGATGCACCAGTGATTAGTGCTTGGCTCGCCAAAATTGATGAAATGGTGGAGGATTTGCGGCAGGTCAAAAATCAAAATGATGCCCCTGCCCACGTCTATCTGACGGATGCAAGGTGTCCTGACCGAGTATTGCCGCCGCAGTCCGTTGATGCGGTAATCACGTCGCCCCCGTATCCCAACGAAAA includes:
- a CDS encoding DNA methyltransferase; translated protein: MLKHSKDTTVPKDNGNINKIDEQDRAFHDWYRFVLSYPPHLVRDYIEDFGLNAESVILDPFCGTGTTLVESKLRGIPSLGTEANPFAHFATCVKTDWDVDPDLLYRHSCEIAEFALDILRQQGIEDSLPFEGNIADLPLRQLSPEQHKLILTGSISPIPLHKVLVLLDCLEKYRIEQVYRHQLLAIANILVFAVSNLRFGPEVGVGKPKVDAPVISAWLAKIDEMVEDLRQVKNQNDAPAHVYLTDARCPDRVLPPQSVDAVITSPPYPNEKDYTRTTRLELVLLGFIKTKADLQALKKSLLRSNTRNVYKADDDDRWVQNHPEIQRIAAEIERRRIELGKTSGFERRYSKVTRLYFGGMARHLAALRSLLRPNAQLAYVVGDQTSYLRVMIPTGQLLADTAQSLGYEVVRTDLFRTRFASATKEQLREEVVILRWKG
- a CDS encoding SPOR domain-containing protein, which encodes MSRFSIHSQPWLSHLCLILMGWGTPVLAAEPIPIPVPPPEVNTVIPIPVPAPEVSTAPIPTPPPQQLDNSLERLPVPSGPIPMGFVGRDRAMNQLPPPPDISDANLATLAPVAPRTRFRVIVLDLREDDLANQERLRSLVPEVIPITLGQRRALQVGSFQNEANATEMRAFMEVNGFRAEIQRLP